One window of the Mycobacterium xenopi genome contains the following:
- a CDS encoding Hsp20/alpha crystallin family protein, whose protein sequence is MTDLTVWSPPSWSNLLRRPSPFTEFDNWLREMFGVSGEGTGAFAPAAEVARDGDDAVIRIELPGVDVDNDVNVEVEGNRLVIHGERRDERAEEKEGRTVREIRYGSFSRTFTLPSHVTGDAISASYDKGVLTVRVAGAYKGTQKQRIAISK, encoded by the coding sequence ATGACCGACTTGACCGTTTGGTCTCCGCCCAGCTGGAGCAACCTGCTGCGCCGCCCCAGCCCGTTCACCGAGTTCGACAACTGGCTGCGCGAGATGTTCGGCGTCAGCGGTGAGGGCACAGGTGCTTTTGCCCCAGCGGCCGAGGTCGCCCGCGACGGCGACGATGCGGTGATTCGAATTGAGCTGCCGGGCGTCGACGTGGACAACGACGTCAACGTGGAAGTAGAGGGCAACAGGCTCGTGATCCACGGCGAGCGCCGCGATGAGCGCGCCGAAGAAAAAGAAGGCCGCACAGTGCGTGAGATTCGCTACGGGTCCTTTAGCAGGACGTTCACCCTGCCGTCGCATGTGACCGGCGACGCCATCTCGGCCTCGTACGATAAGGGTGTGCTGACGGTGCGGGTAGCCGGGGCTTACAAGGGAACGCAAAAGCAGCGCATCGCCATCAGTAAATGA
- the hisB gene encoding imidazoleglycerol-phosphate dehydratase HisB: MTTNRRARIERTTKECDIVVEVDLDGTGQVDVDTGIPFYDHMLTALGSHASFDLTVRAKGDVEIEAHHTIEDTAIVLGQALGQALGDKTGIRRFGDAFVPMDEALAHAAVDVSGRPYCVHTGEPDHLRHFTIAGNTVPYHTVVNRHVFETLAMNARIALHVRILYGRDPHHITEAQYKAVARALRQAVEPDPRVSGVPSTKGSL, translated from the coding sequence ATGACTACCAATCGCCGCGCGCGTATCGAACGCACTACCAAGGAATGTGACATCGTCGTGGAGGTCGACCTCGACGGCACAGGGCAGGTCGATGTCGACACTGGGATCCCGTTCTACGACCACATGCTCACTGCGCTGGGCAGTCACGCCAGTTTCGATTTGACAGTGCGCGCCAAGGGTGACGTCGAGATCGAAGCACACCACACCATCGAAGACACCGCGATCGTGCTCGGCCAGGCGCTCGGGCAGGCGCTCGGCGACAAGACGGGCATCCGCCGGTTCGGCGACGCCTTCGTCCCGATGGACGAGGCGCTGGCCCACGCCGCCGTCGACGTGTCCGGCCGGCCCTACTGTGTACACACTGGCGAGCCGGACCACTTGCGGCACTTCACGATTGCCGGCAACACGGTGCCGTATCACACCGTGGTCAATCGGCATGTTTTCGAGACGCTGGCGATGAACGCCCGCATCGCGCTGCATGTGCGCATCCTCTACGGGCGCGACCCGCATCACATCACCGAGGCGCAGTACAAGGCCGTCGCCCGCGCATTGCGCCAGGCCGTCGAACCCGATCCCCGGGTGTCCGGGGTGCCGTCGACCAAAGGCAGCCTGTGA
- the priA gene encoding bifunctional 1-(5-phosphoribosyl)-5-((5-phosphoribosylamino)methylideneamino)imidazole-4-carboxamide isomerase/phosphoribosylanthranilate isomerase PriA translates to MTGLIVLPAVDVVDGRAVRLVQGRAGSESEYGSAVDAALAWQRDGAEWIHLVDIDAAFGRGSNRELLAEVVGKLDVHVELSGGIRDDESLAAALATGCARVNLGTAALENPQWCAEVIAEHGERVAVGLDVRIVAGQHRLRGRGWETDGGDLWDVLERLVVQGCSRFVVTDVSKDGTLTGPNLDLLRAVAERTDAPVIASGGVSSLDDLRAIATLAGSGVEGVIVGKALYAGRFSLPQALAAVRE, encoded by the coding sequence ATGACCGGATTGATTGTGCTACCGGCCGTCGACGTGGTCGACGGGCGGGCGGTGCGCTTGGTGCAAGGTCGCGCCGGCAGCGAAAGCGAGTACGGCTCAGCGGTCGATGCTGCGCTGGCCTGGCAGCGTGACGGCGCCGAGTGGATTCATCTGGTCGATATCGATGCCGCGTTCGGGCGCGGGTCCAACCGCGAACTGCTGGCCGAAGTCGTGGGCAAACTCGACGTTCATGTTGAGCTGTCGGGTGGCATCCGCGACGACGAGTCGCTGGCAGCGGCGCTGGCCACCGGGTGCGCCCGGGTCAACCTGGGCACCGCGGCGCTGGAAAACCCGCAATGGTGCGCCGAGGTGATCGCCGAGCATGGCGAACGGGTGGCCGTCGGCCTGGACGTCCGAATTGTCGCCGGCCAGCATCGGCTGCGGGGCCGCGGCTGGGAGACGGACGGCGGCGACCTGTGGGACGTGCTGGAACGCCTTGTTGTCCAAGGCTGTTCACGTTTTGTGGTCACCGACGTCAGCAAGGACGGCACGCTCACCGGCCCCAATCTGGATTTGCTTCGTGCGGTCGCGGAACGCACCGACGCCCCGGTGATCGCATCCGGCGGGGTGTCCAGCCTGGACGACCTACGCGCCATCGCCACCCTGGCCGGCAGCGGGGTCGAGGGCGTCATCGTTGGAAAAGCGCTCTACGCTGGGCGATTCAGCTTGCCGCAGGCGCTGGCGGCGGTGCGGGAATGA
- the hisF gene encoding imidazole glycerol phosphate synthase subunit HisF, translating to MYCGDGLAVRVIPCLDVDHGRVVKGVNFENLRDAGDPVELAAVYDAEGADELTFLDVTASSSGRATMLEVVRRAAEQVFIPLTVGGGVRTVADVDALLRAGADKVSVNTAAIARPELLGEMARAFGSQCIVLSVDARTVPPGSPPTPSGWEVTTHGGRRGTGIDAVEWAARGAELGVGEILLNSMDADGTQAGFDLPMLRAVRAAVTVPVIASGGAGAVEHFAPAVFAGADAVLAASVFHFRQLSIGQVKAAMAAAGITVR from the coding sequence ATGTATTGCGGTGACGGCCTTGCGGTGCGGGTGATCCCCTGCCTCGATGTCGACCACGGCCGGGTGGTCAAGGGCGTCAACTTCGAAAACCTGCGCGACGCGGGCGATCCGGTTGAACTCGCCGCGGTCTACGACGCCGAGGGCGCCGACGAGCTGACCTTTCTTGACGTCACCGCGTCGTCGTCGGGGCGGGCCACCATGCTCGAGGTGGTACGCCGCGCCGCCGAGCAGGTATTCATCCCGCTCACCGTCGGCGGCGGCGTGCGCACGGTAGCCGATGTCGACGCGCTGCTGCGCGCCGGCGCCGACAAAGTGTCGGTCAACACCGCCGCGATCGCGCGCCCAGAGTTGCTGGGCGAGATGGCGCGTGCGTTCGGTTCCCAGTGCATCGTGTTGTCGGTGGATGCGCGCACCGTGCCGCCCGGATCGCCGCCGACCCCGTCTGGCTGGGAGGTCACCACGCACGGTGGTCGGCGGGGCACCGGCATCGATGCCGTCGAATGGGCAGCCCGCGGCGCCGAGCTCGGGGTGGGCGAAATACTGCTGAATTCGATGGACGCCGACGGCACCCAAGCCGGCTTCGACCTGCCGATGTTGCGGGCGGTGCGGGCCGCGGTCACCGTGCCGGTGATCGCCAGCGGAGGCGCTGGGGCGGTGGAGCACTTCGCGCCCGCGGTGTTCGCGGGCGCCGACGCGGTGTTGGCCGCCAGCGTGTTTCACTTCCGGCAGCTGTCGATCGGTCAGGTCAAGGCGGCCATGGCTGCAGCGGGAATCACGGTGCGATGA
- a CDS encoding inositol monophosphatase family protein — protein MDLDALVAEASAILDAATEQFVAGHRADSAVNKRGNDFATKVDLEIERRVVEALVRATGIDVHGEEFGGAGVDSPWVWVLDPVDGTFNYAAGSPMSAMLLGLLHNGDPVAGLTWLPFTGQRYTAVVGGPLVKNGVPQPPLVHTELAHSIVGVGTFNADSRGRFPGRFRLAVLENLSRVSSRLRMHGATGIDLAYVADGILGGAISFGDHVWDHAAGVALVRAAGGIVTNLAGDPWTPDARSALAAAPGVHAEMLAILRRTGSPEDY, from the coding sequence ATGGATCTGGACGCGCTGGTGGCCGAAGCGTCGGCCATTCTGGACGCCGCCACCGAGCAGTTCGTCGCCGGCCATCGCGCCGACTCGGCGGTCAACAAAAGGGGCAACGACTTCGCCACCAAAGTCGACCTGGAAATCGAACGCCGGGTCGTCGAAGCGCTGGTTCGGGCCACCGGGATCGATGTTCACGGCGAGGAGTTCGGCGGTGCGGGCGTCGACTCACCCTGGGTATGGGTGCTGGACCCGGTCGACGGGACGTTCAACTATGCGGCCGGCTCGCCGATGTCGGCGATGTTGTTGGGGCTCTTGCACAACGGCGATCCGGTGGCCGGACTGACGTGGTTGCCGTTCACCGGGCAGCGCTACACCGCTGTGGTCGGTGGACCGTTGGTCAAGAATGGTGTGCCGCAGCCGCCGCTGGTGCACACCGAGCTCGCTCATTCGATCGTCGGTGTCGGCACGTTCAACGCCGACTCGCGGGGACGCTTCCCGGGACGGTTTCGGCTCGCCGTGCTGGAAAACTTGAGCCGGGTGTCGTCGCGGCTGCGGATGCACGGTGCCACTGGCATCGACCTCGCCTATGTCGCCGACGGAATTCTCGGTGGGGCGATCAGTTTCGGCGACCATGTCTGGGACCACGCGGCCGGGGTAGCACTGGTACGGGCAGCCGGCGGGATCGTCACCAACCTCGCCGGCGACCCGTGGACGCCCGACGCCCGCTCGGCGCTGGCCGCAGCACCTGGAGTGCACGCCGAGATGCTCGCGATTTTGCGCCGCACCGGCAGTCCGGAGGACTACTGA
- a CDS encoding DUF1931 family protein, translating into MSFDPFEIPVIDPKLTNPSTEHWDRVFALFSLVF; encoded by the coding sequence GTGAGTTTCGACCCGTTCGAGATTCCAGTCATCGACCCGAAGCTCACGAATCCGTCTACCGAACACTGGGATCGTGTTTTCGCGCTGTTCAGCCTGGTATTCTGA
- a CDS encoding histidinol-phosphate transaminase, translating into MSDRPTLDQLPLRDDLRGKTPYGAPQLAVPVRLNTNENPHPPTQALVDDVARSVHEAAAGLHRYPDRDAVALRRDLAAYLSAQTGVPLGVENVWAANGSNEILQQLLQAFGGPGRTAIGFVPSYSMHPIISDGTHTEWLQAARADDFSIDVDAAVAAVAERQPDVVMVASPNNPSGQSVSLADLRRLLQVAPGMVVVDEAYGEFSSRPSAVQLVAEYPAKLVVTRTMSKAFAFAGGRLGYLIATPAVVEAMLLVRLPYHLSSLTQAAARAALRHADDTLASVAALIAERKRVAAELARMGFRVIPSDANFVLFGQFADAPTAWQRYLDAGVLIRDVGIPGFLRATTGLAEENDAFLKASAHLATTELAQPLGAS; encoded by the coding sequence ATGAGCGACCGCCCCACGCTCGACCAGCTGCCACTGCGCGACGACCTGCGCGGTAAAACTCCTTACGGTGCACCGCAATTGGCCGTACCGGTGCGGCTGAACACCAACGAGAACCCGCACCCGCCCACCCAGGCGCTCGTCGACGACGTCGCGCGGTCGGTGCATGAAGCCGCCGCGGGGTTACACCGCTATCCGGACCGTGACGCGGTAGCCCTGCGTCGCGACCTGGCCGCGTATCTGTCCGCGCAGACCGGCGTCCCGCTCGGTGTCGAAAATGTCTGGGCCGCCAACGGTTCCAACGAGATTCTGCAGCAGCTGTTGCAGGCGTTCGGCGGGCCCGGCCGCACTGCGATCGGTTTCGTTCCGTCGTATTCCATGCACCCGATCATCTCGGACGGCACTCACACCGAGTGGCTGCAGGCGGCTCGCGCCGACGATTTCAGCATCGACGTCGACGCCGCCGTCGCCGCGGTCGCCGAGCGCCAGCCCGACGTGGTGATGGTTGCCAGTCCCAATAACCCGTCCGGGCAGAGTGTTTCGTTGGCAGACCTGCGGCGGTTGCTGCAGGTGGCGCCTGGGATGGTGGTCGTCGACGAGGCCTACGGGGAGTTCTCGTCGCGACCCAGCGCGGTCCAGCTGGTGGCCGAGTATCCGGCCAAGCTCGTCGTCACCCGCACCATGAGCAAGGCTTTCGCGTTCGCCGGCGGCCGGCTGGGCTACCTGATCGCCACCCCCGCGGTGGTCGAGGCGATGTTGTTGGTGCGGCTGCCCTATCACCTGTCGTCGCTGACGCAGGCCGCGGCCCGGGCGGCACTGCGCCACGCCGACGACACCCTGGCCAGCGTGGCCGCGCTGATCGCCGAACGCAAACGGGTGGCAGCGGAGTTGGCCCGCATGGGTTTTCGGGTCATCCCCAGCGATGCGAACTTCGTGTTGTTCGGGCAGTTCGCCGACGCCCCCACCGCCTGGCAACGCTACCTAGACGCCGGTGTGCTGATCCGCGACGTCGGCATCCCGGGATTTTTGCGCGCCACCACGGGACTCGCCGAGGAGAACGACGCGTTTTTGAAGGCCAGCGCGCACCTCGCGACCACTGAACTGGCCCAGCCGCTAGGAGCGTCATGA
- a CDS encoding anthranilate synthase component I, producing MQAQLAAATTSRETFRALAAEHRVVPVTRKVLADAETPLSAYRKLAANRPGTFLLESAENGRSWSRWSFVGAGAPSALTVRDGQAVWLGAVPQDAPTGGDPLQALRATLELLATAPLPGLPPLSGGMVGFFAYDLVRRLERLPELAVDDLHLPDMLLLLATDLAAVDHHEGTITLIANAVNWNGTDERVDEAYDDAIARLDVMTAALGQPLPSTVATFTWPEPKHRAQRTVEEYGAIVEYLVRQIEAGEAFQVVPSQRFEMDTDVEPIDVYRILRASNPSPYMYLLHVPNDVGGTDFSIVGSSPEALVTVHDRWVTTHPIAGTRWRGHTDEEDILLEKELLEDDKERAEHLMLVDLGRNDLGRVCVPGTVRVEDYSHIERYSHVMHLVSTVTGMLAEGRTALDAVTACFPAGTLSGAPKVRAMELIEEVEKTRRGLYGGVIGYLDFAGNADFAIAIRTALMRNGTAYVQAGGGVVADSNGPYEHTEATNKARAVLRAIAAAETLTAPDTGGDGKA from the coding sequence ATGCAGGCCCAACTCGCTGCCGCCACCACGTCACGGGAGACGTTCCGGGCGCTGGCGGCCGAGCACCGGGTCGTGCCGGTCACGCGCAAGGTCTTGGCCGACGCGGAGACCCCGCTGTCGGCCTACCGCAAACTGGCCGCCAACCGGCCGGGCACGTTCCTGTTGGAGTCGGCGGAGAACGGCCGGTCGTGGTCGCGGTGGTCATTCGTCGGCGCGGGGGCGCCGTCGGCGTTGACGGTGCGCGACGGCCAAGCGGTGTGGCTGGGTGCGGTGCCGCAGGACGCGCCGACCGGCGGCGACCCGCTGCAGGCGCTGCGCGCCACCCTGGAGTTGTTGGCCACCGCCCCGCTGCCGGGGCTTCCGCCGCTGTCGGGCGGCATGGTCGGCTTCTTCGCATACGACCTGGTGCGGCGGCTCGAGCGGCTGCCCGAGCTGGCGGTCGACGACCTGCATCTGCCCGACATGCTGCTGCTGCTCGCCACCGATCTCGCCGCGGTCGACCACCACGAGGGCACCATCACGCTGATTGCCAACGCGGTGAACTGGAATGGCACCGACGAGCGCGTCGATGAAGCCTACGACGACGCGATCGCGCGGCTGGACGTGATGACCGCCGCACTGGGCCAGCCGCTGCCTTCGACCGTGGCCACCTTCACCTGGCCCGAGCCCAAACACCGTGCCCAGCGCACCGTCGAGGAATACGGCGCGATTGTCGAATATCTCGTCCGGCAGATCGAGGCCGGCGAAGCCTTTCAGGTGGTGCCTTCGCAGCGCTTCGAAATGGACACCGACGTCGAACCCATCGACGTGTACCGGATCTTGCGGGCCTCCAACCCCAGTCCGTATATGTATCTGCTTCATGTGCCGAATGACGTTGGCGGAACGGATTTTTCGATTGTCGGATCTAGTCCGGAAGCACTGGTGACCGTGCACGACCGGTGGGTCACGACGCATCCGATCGCTGGAACGCGTTGGAGGGGACACACCGACGAAGAGGACATCCTGCTGGAAAAGGAACTGCTCGAAGACGACAAGGAACGCGCCGAGCACCTGATGCTGGTCGATCTGGGCCGCAACGACCTCGGCCGGGTCTGCGTGCCGGGAACGGTGCGCGTCGAGGACTACAGCCACATCGAGCGCTACAGCCATGTCATGCACCTGGTGTCGACGGTGACCGGGATGCTGGCCGAAGGCCGCACCGCGCTGGACGCCGTGACGGCCTGCTTTCCGGCCGGCACGCTGTCCGGCGCCCCGAAGGTGCGGGCGATGGAGCTGATCGAAGAGGTGGAAAAGACCCGCCGCGGCCTCTACGGCGGTGTCATCGGCTACCTGGACTTCGCCGGCAACGCCGATTTCGCCATCGCCATCCGCACCGCGCTGATGCGCAACGGCACCGCGTACGTGCAAGCCGGCGGCGGGGTAGTGGCCGACTCCAACGGGCCGTACGAGCACACCGAGGCGACGAACAAGGCACGCGCGGTGCTGCGCGCGATCGCCGCCGCCGAGACGCTCACCGCCCCCGACACCGGCGGCGATGGCAAAGCCTGA
- a CDS encoding DUF2905 domain-containing protein: MLSWLGNLPGDIRITSGNTRIYIPITSMLLVSVAVNVLLWVVLSFFRH, from the coding sequence ATGTTGTCATGGCTGGGTAACCTCCCCGGCGATATCAGGATCACCAGCGGCAACACGCGAATTTACATTCCGATCACATCGATGCTTCTGGTTTCCGTTGCGGTGAATGTACTTTTGTGGGTCGTGCTGTCGTTCTTCAGGCACTGA
- a CDS encoding thioredoxin family protein, translating into MRSTARVFGGVAASGFPTFRVDQLVRPLPQRGPALIQLAAERAGALKLVEVDVDAAPALAKRFAVQSVPTLVLLNQGRILARQSGVPPVTCCVGGSMTHPPTQRAPQHRLGD; encoded by the coding sequence ATGAGGTCTACGGCGCGGGTGTTCGGCGGCGTGGCGGCCTCAGGCTTCCCGACGTTCCGCGTCGACCAGCTGGTGCGACCCCTGCCGCAGCGCGGGCCGGCTCTGATCCAGCTCGCCGCCGAACGCGCTGGAGCACTCAAACTGGTCGAGGTCGACGTGGACGCTGCACCGGCACTGGCGAAACGATTTGCGGTGCAATCGGTTCCGACCCTGGTGCTGCTGAACCAGGGACGGATACTGGCGCGACAGTCCGGCGTACCGCCCGTCACGTGCTGCGTCGGTGGGTCAATGACGCACCCTCCGACGCAACGTGCGCCGCAACACAGATTAGGAGATTGA
- a CDS encoding peroxiredoxin, which produces MKTGDTAPDFELPDQTGTPRKLSELLADGPVVLFFYPAAGTAGCTREACHFRDVGSEFAAVGAQRVGISTDPVNKQAKFAADHGFDYPLLSDADGTVASQFGVKRGLLGKLMPVKRTTFVIDTDRRVLDVIGSEFNFNSHADKALETLRARTGRSG; this is translated from the coding sequence ATGAAAACCGGTGACACCGCGCCCGACTTCGAACTGCCCGATCAGACGGGAACGCCCCGCAAGCTCAGCGAGTTGCTCGCCGACGGTCCCGTCGTGCTATTTTTCTATCCCGCCGCCGGAACGGCCGGCTGCACGCGGGAGGCTTGCCACTTCCGCGATGTGGGCAGCGAGTTCGCCGCGGTGGGCGCGCAGCGGGTGGGCATCAGCACCGACCCGGTGAACAAGCAAGCCAAGTTCGCCGCTGATCACGGGTTCGACTACCCGCTGCTCTCCGACGCCGACGGGACGGTGGCTTCGCAGTTCGGAGTCAAACGCGGACTGCTGGGGAAGTTGATGCCGGTCAAGCGGACCACTTTCGTCATCGACACCGACCGCAGGGTGCTCGACGTGATCGGCAGCGAGTTCAACTTCAACTCGCACGCGGACAAGGCGTTGGAGACGCTGCGGGCACGGACGGGGCGGTCTGGCTGA
- the hisH gene encoding imidazole glycerol phosphate synthase subunit HisH → MTRKSVVVLDYGSGNLRSAQRALERVGVSVKVSADPDVAARADGLVVPGVGAFAACMEGLRKVNGDKLIAKRVAAGRPVLGICVGMQILFARGIEFGVESLGCGQWPGAVTRLDAPVIPHMGWNVVTAAPGSALFKGLDADTRFYFVHSYAAQRWEGAADALLTWASYHVPFLAAVEDGPLAATQFHPEKSGDAGAVLLSNWVEGL, encoded by the coding sequence GTGACCCGAAAGTCGGTGGTGGTCCTCGACTACGGCTCGGGAAACCTGCGTTCGGCGCAGCGGGCGCTCGAACGCGTCGGGGTTTCGGTGAAGGTGAGCGCCGACCCCGACGTCGCCGCGCGCGCCGACGGTCTGGTCGTGCCCGGCGTGGGCGCGTTCGCGGCCTGTATGGAAGGTCTTCGAAAAGTCAATGGCGACAAGCTGATCGCTAAACGAGTTGCCGCCGGCCGGCCGGTGTTGGGCATCTGTGTGGGCATGCAGATCTTGTTCGCGCGGGGCATCGAGTTCGGCGTCGAATCACTCGGTTGCGGGCAGTGGCCAGGAGCGGTCACCCGACTCGACGCCCCGGTGATTCCGCACATGGGCTGGAACGTGGTGACGGCCGCACCGGGCAGCGCGCTGTTCAAAGGCCTGGACGCCGACACCCGCTTTTATTTCGTGCACTCCTATGCGGCCCAGCGTTGGGAGGGCGCGGCCGACGCGCTGCTGACGTGGGCCAGCTACCACGTTCCGTTCCTGGCCGCGGTCGAGGACGGCCCGCTGGCCGCGACCCAGTTCCATCCCGAAAAGAGCGGTGACGCCGGCGCGGTCCTGCTGAGCAATTGGGTCGAGGGGCTATGA
- the hisI gene encoding phosphoribosyl-AMP cyclohydrolase, with amino-acid sequence MTLDPDIAARLKRNADGLITAVVQERTSGDVLMVAWMDDAALARTLETREATYFSRSRGEQWVKGATSGHTQHVHSVRLDCDGDAVLLVVDQVGGACHTGDHSCFDADVLLGPQD; translated from the coding sequence ATGACGCTCGATCCCGATATCGCCGCCCGGCTCAAGCGCAACGCCGACGGATTGATTACCGCCGTGGTGCAGGAGCGCACCAGCGGCGATGTGCTGATGGTGGCGTGGATGGACGACGCGGCGCTGGCCCGGACCTTGGAAACCCGCGAGGCGACCTACTTTTCGCGGTCGCGTGGCGAGCAGTGGGTGAAGGGCGCCACCTCCGGGCATACCCAGCATGTGCATTCGGTGCGGCTCGACTGCGACGGCGATGCGGTGTTGCTGGTGGTCGACCAAGTCGGCGGAGCTTGCCACACCGGCGATCACAGTTGCTTCGACGCCGACGTCCTGCTGGGTCCGCAAGACTGA
- the ftsH gene encoding ATP-dependent zinc metalloprotease FtsH has translation MSFQDALGGPPKVSYTEFTTQVEQRNVAEVFSRGDTIEGKLRQPRPLPGQDAGGQNVRTYQKFTTERPTFAQDDLLTALKNSGATVSATPLTQQRGILANLLISVAPTLLLFVFWYWLFKRSEKLGMGMFGGFWKKHKPVDPESVRVTFDDVAGIDEVKAEINEVVDYLRDPEKYRKLGARVPKGVLLAGAPGTGKTLLARATAGEANVPFFSASGSEFIEMIVGVGAYRVRELFEEARKVAPSIIFIDEIDTIGRSRSSAIAVGGHDEREQTLNQILTEMDGFSGAEGVVVLAATNRPDVLDPALLRPGRFDRTITVNAPDRKGRAAILRVHTRKVPLASDVDLDQFAASTPGMTGADLANLVNEAALTAARHGQTHITNQDLIEALEKVQLGIARNVVMSEEQRRRTAYHEAGHALLGMLQPGADPVRKVSIIPRGHALGVTLSTPEDDRYVYSEEYLRGRIIGAVGGMAAEEEVLGVVTTGSESDLENATNIARGMVGRWGMSDHIGPVSVLPKEGDPHMAGVSDAMLGIVDGEVRRIIDECYAEARKLLQDNRDKLDNIVAELLAHETLGEAEVYAAAGIPRVAAAHP, from the coding sequence TTGAGTTTCCAGGACGCACTCGGTGGGCCGCCCAAGGTGTCCTACACCGAATTCACCACCCAGGTCGAGCAGCGCAATGTCGCGGAGGTGTTCTCCCGCGGCGACACTATCGAGGGCAAATTGCGCCAACCCAGACCGCTGCCGGGCCAAGACGCAGGTGGGCAAAATGTCCGGACGTATCAGAAGTTCACCACCGAGCGCCCAACCTTCGCGCAGGACGACCTATTGACGGCGCTGAAGAACAGCGGCGCAACGGTCTCGGCGACTCCGCTGACCCAGCAGCGCGGAATTCTGGCTAACCTGCTGATCTCGGTGGCTCCGACATTGCTGCTGTTCGTTTTTTGGTATTGGCTTTTCAAGCGCAGCGAGAAGTTGGGCATGGGGATGTTCGGCGGCTTCTGGAAAAAGCACAAGCCCGTTGACCCGGAATCGGTGCGAGTGACCTTCGATGACGTCGCCGGGATCGATGAGGTCAAGGCCGAGATTAACGAGGTGGTCGACTACCTGCGCGATCCGGAGAAATACCGCAAGCTCGGGGCCCGCGTACCGAAGGGGGTGCTGCTGGCTGGTGCGCCGGGCACCGGGAAGACACTGCTGGCCCGGGCTACCGCGGGCGAGGCGAACGTGCCGTTCTTTTCGGCGAGTGGCTCGGAGTTTATAGAGATGATCGTTGGGGTCGGTGCTTACCGGGTGCGCGAGTTGTTCGAAGAGGCGCGCAAGGTTGCCCCGTCGATCATCTTCATCGATGAGATCGACACTATTGGCCGGTCACGCTCCAGTGCAATCGCGGTCGGTGGTCACGATGAACGCGAACAGACGCTCAACCAGATCCTCACCGAAATGGATGGGTTCTCCGGGGCGGAGGGTGTTGTGGTGCTGGCCGCGACGAACCGCCCCGACGTCCTCGATCCGGCGTTGTTGCGGCCAGGCCGGTTCGACCGCACGATCACTGTCAATGCGCCAGACCGCAAGGGCCGCGCCGCGATCCTGCGGGTCCACACCCGCAAGGTGCCGCTTGCCAGCGACGTGGATCTCGACCAGTTTGCGGCCTCGACGCCGGGCATGACAGGGGCGGATTTGGCCAATCTTGTCAACGAGGCAGCGCTGACTGCGGCCCGCCACGGGCAGACCCACATCACCAACCAGGACCTGATCGAAGCCCTTGAAAAGGTGCAGCTTGGCATCGCCCGCAACGTGGTGATGTCGGAAGAGCAACGCCGCCGCACTGCCTACCACGAGGCCGGACATGCGCTGCTCGGGATGCTGCAGCCCGGCGCCGACCCGGTGCGGAAGGTGTCGATCATTCCACGCGGTCACGCCCTCGGTGTCACGCTCTCCACCCCGGAGGACGATCGATATGTCTACAGCGAAGAGTACTTGCGCGGGCGCATCATCGGGGCCGTGGGGGGAATGGCGGCAGAAGAAGAGGTCCTAGGTGTGGTGACCACCGGTTCGGAGAGTGACCTTGAGAACGCCACGAATATCGCCCGCGGCATGGTCGGTCGGTGGGGTATGTCCGACCACATCGGCCCGGTGTCGGTACTGCCGAAGGAGGGTGACCCACATATGGCCGGTGTATCTGACGCAATGCTGGGCATCGTGGACGGTGAGGTTCGACGCATCATCGACGAGTGCTACGCCGAGGCACGGAAACTGCTTCAAGACAACCGCGACAAGCTCGACAATATTGTCGCGGAGCTCTTAGCCCACGAGACGTTGGGCGAAGCCGAGGTTTACGCGGCGGCCGGTATTCCGAGGGTGGCCGCGGCACACCCGTAA